A single Azospirillum sp. TSA2s DNA region contains:
- a CDS encoding nickel-dependent hydrogenase large subunit, with amino-acid sequence MGIVQTPNGFSLDNGGKRIVVDPVTRIEGHMRCEVNVDSDNIIRNAVSTGTMWRGLEVILKGRDPRDAWAFVERICGVCTGCHALTSVRAVEDALQIRIPKNAHLIREIMAKTLQVHDHIVHFYHLHALDWVNPVNALKADPQATSALQQAVSPRHAKSSPGYFRDVQTRLKKFVESGQLGIFKNGYWDNPAYKLSPEADLMAVTHYLEALDLQKDIVKIHTILGGKNPHPNYMVGGVPCAINMDGTGSSGAPLNMERLNFIRARIQEATAFVENVYLPDVLAIASFYKDWLYGGGLAATNVMDYGDYEKVPYDHSTCQLPGGVILNGNWNEVHPIDPRDPAQVQEFVAHSWYHYEDESKGLHPWDGVTQAKFELGANTKGTRTDIKELDEAAKYSWIKAPRWRGHAVEVGPLPRYILAYAQGVGYVKDQITESLGAFNKLAGTNFTPQQALPTTIGRTLARALECQYCCTMMMDDWNALIANIKAGDTATANVEKWDPKTWPKEAKGVGTVAAPRGGLGHWIKIKDGKIDNYQCVVPTTWNGSPRDPKGNIGAFEASLLNTPMARPDEPVEILRTLHSFDPCLACSTHVMAPDGAELARVTVR; translated from the coding sequence ATGGGCATCGTCCAGACCCCGAACGGGTTCTCGCTCGACAATGGCGGCAAGCGCATCGTCGTCGATCCGGTCACCCGCATCGAAGGCCACATGCGCTGCGAGGTGAACGTCGACAGCGACAACATCATCCGCAACGCGGTGTCGACCGGCACGATGTGGCGTGGCCTTGAAGTCATCCTGAAGGGACGCGACCCGCGCGACGCCTGGGCCTTCGTGGAGCGCATCTGCGGCGTGTGCACCGGCTGCCACGCGCTGACCTCGGTCCGCGCGGTGGAGGATGCGCTTCAGATCCGCATCCCGAAGAACGCGCACCTGATCCGTGAGATCATGGCGAAGACGCTGCAGGTCCATGACCACATCGTCCATTTCTATCACCTGCACGCGCTGGACTGGGTCAACCCGGTCAACGCGCTGAAGGCCGATCCGCAGGCGACCTCGGCACTGCAGCAGGCGGTGTCGCCGCGCCATGCCAAGTCCAGCCCAGGGTATTTCCGCGACGTCCAGACCCGCCTGAAGAAGTTCGTGGAGAGCGGCCAACTCGGCATCTTCAAGAACGGCTACTGGGACAACCCGGCCTACAAGCTGTCGCCGGAAGCCGACCTGATGGCGGTGACCCATTATCTGGAGGCGCTCGACCTCCAGAAGGACATCGTCAAGATCCACACCATCCTGGGCGGCAAGAACCCGCACCCGAACTACATGGTCGGCGGCGTTCCCTGCGCCATCAACATGGACGGCACCGGGTCGTCGGGCGCGCCTCTGAACATGGAGCGGCTGAACTTCATCCGCGCCCGCATCCAGGAGGCTACGGCCTTCGTCGAGAACGTCTATCTGCCGGACGTGCTGGCCATCGCCAGCTTCTACAAGGACTGGCTCTATGGCGGCGGGCTGGCGGCAACCAACGTCATGGACTACGGCGATTACGAAAAGGTGCCGTACGACCATTCAACCTGCCAGCTGCCGGGCGGCGTCATCCTGAACGGCAACTGGAACGAGGTCCATCCCATCGACCCGCGCGACCCGGCGCAGGTGCAGGAGTTCGTCGCCCACAGCTGGTACCACTACGAGGACGAGAGCAAGGGCCTGCACCCGTGGGACGGCGTGACCCAGGCCAAGTTTGAACTCGGCGCCAACACCAAGGGCACCCGCACCGACATCAAGGAGCTGGACGAGGCCGCCAAGTATTCCTGGATCAAGGCTCCACGCTGGCGCGGCCATGCGGTGGAGGTCGGTCCCCTGCCCCGCTACATCCTGGCCTATGCCCAGGGCGTCGGCTATGTGAAGGACCAGATCACCGAATCTCTGGGCGCCTTCAACAAGTTGGCCGGCACGAACTTCACGCCGCAGCAGGCGCTGCCGACCACCATCGGCCGCACGCTGGCCCGCGCGCTGGAATGCCAGTACTGCTGCACCATGATGATGGACGACTGGAACGCCCTGATCGCCAACATCAAGGCCGGCGACACCGCGACCGCCAATGTCGAGAAGTGGGACCCGAAGACCTGGCCGAAGGAGGCCAAGGGCGTCGGCACCGTCGCCGCCCCGCGCGGCGGGCTCGGCCACTGGATCAAGATCAAGGACGGCAAGATCGACAATTACCAGTGCGTCGTGCCGACGACCTGGAACGGCAGCCCGCGCGATCCAAAGGGCAACATCGGGGCGTTCGAGGCCTCGCTGCTGAACACGCCGATGGCCCGCCCGGACGAGCCGGTGGAGATCCTGCGCACCCTGCACAGCTTCGACCCGTGCCTTGCCTGCTCCACCCACGTCATGGCGCCGGACGGCGCCGAACTGGCCCGCGTCACCGTGCGCTGA
- the cybH gene encoding Ni/Fe-hydrogenase, b-type cytochrome subunit, whose amino-acid sequence MAPLDDAKPVATPDEEGTATPAAGRFLKAIYVYEVPVRVWHWVNALAIVVLSVTGYLIANPLPTMPGEASANFLMGYIRFVHFAAAYIFAVGFIGRLYWAFAGNHHARQLFRFPFWDRHWWGELFVEARWYLFLERKPKLYVGHNPLAQFAMFWAIAVGSVFMIVTGFALYSEGAGQGSWQDRLFGWVIPLFGQSMDVHTWHHLGMWAILLFVIVHVYAAVREDIMSRQSIISTMISGVRTFKDTEAPADGEHERPVKKVARAG is encoded by the coding sequence ATGGCTCCTCTCGACGATGCGAAGCCGGTCGCGACACCGGATGAGGAAGGGACGGCCACCCCGGCGGCCGGCCGCTTCCTGAAGGCGATCTATGTGTACGAGGTGCCGGTGCGGGTCTGGCACTGGGTCAACGCGCTGGCGATCGTGGTTCTGTCGGTCACCGGCTACCTGATCGCCAATCCGCTGCCAACCATGCCGGGCGAGGCCAGCGCCAATTTCCTGATGGGCTACATCCGCTTCGTCCATTTTGCGGCGGCCTACATCTTCGCAGTCGGCTTCATCGGCCGGCTCTATTGGGCCTTCGCCGGCAACCACCATGCCCGGCAGCTGTTCCGCTTCCCCTTCTGGGACCGCCACTGGTGGGGGGAGCTGTTCGTGGAAGCCCGCTGGTACCTGTTCCTGGAGCGCAAGCCGAAGCTCTATGTCGGCCACAACCCGCTGGCGCAGTTCGCCATGTTCTGGGCGATCGCGGTCGGCAGCGTCTTCATGATCGTCACCGGTTTCGCGCTCTACAGCGAGGGGGCGGGACAGGGCAGCTGGCAGGACCGGCTCTTCGGCTGGGTCATCCCGCTGTTCGGCCAGAGCATGGACGTCCACACCTGGCACCATCTGGGCATGTGGGCGATCCTGCTGTTCGTGATCGTCCACGTCTATGCCGCGGTGCGCGAGGACATCATGTCCCGCCAGTCGATCATCTCCACCATGATCAGCGGCGTCCGCACTTTCAAGGACACCGAAGCCCCGGCGGACGGGGAGCATGAGCGGCCGGTTAAGAAGGTGGCGCGGGCGGGGTGA